A region of Ammoniphilus oxalaticus DNA encodes the following proteins:
- the hpf gene encoding ribosome hibernation-promoting factor, HPF/YfiA family: MKYTIRGENVEVTPALKEHVEKKVGRLERYFDDIPPTMEAIVTMQVLRGEHTIEVTIPAPGVILRAEETRDDMYAATDLVVEKLERQIRKHKTKVNRKFRQDGSLKQLFAEHVEGVEAEDEVNIEIVRNKRFDLKPMDVEEAAMQMDMLGHNFFVFTNADNNHVSVVYKRRDGRYGLIEPDL, from the coding sequence ATGAAATATACGATTCGCGGAGAAAACGTCGAAGTCACACCAGCCTTGAAAGAACATGTAGAAAAGAAGGTGGGACGCTTAGAAAGGTATTTCGATGATATCCCTCCAACAATGGAAGCGATTGTCACGATGCAAGTCCTTAGAGGAGAACACACGATTGAAGTGACGATCCCAGCTCCAGGTGTCATCTTGCGGGCGGAGGAAACGCGCGATGATATGTATGCGGCAACTGATCTTGTTGTTGAAAAATTAGAACGACAAATTCGTAAACATAAAACAAAAGTAAACCGAAAGTTCCGTCAAGATGGAAGCTTGAAGCAATTGTTCGCTGAACATGTGGAAGGCGTTGAGGCGGAGGACGAAGTAAATATTGAAATCGTTCGCAATAAGCGTTTTGATTTAAAGCCGATGGATGTGGAAGAGGCTGCCATGCAAATGGACATGCTTGGTCATAACTTTTTCGTTTTCACCAATGCGGATAACAATCATGTCAGTGTCGTTTACAAGCGTCGCGATGGTCGCTATGGTTTAATCGAACCAGATCTATAA
- a CDS encoding DUF2935 domain-containing protein — translation MLFAYGPYQDLRTLDEMRFWKQQEEEHIDVIKELVKDLEPQFVEALDAWKESFTLVLNRITRDIETYIRMNGKSTPAMHQHVMEMARFSLEQSERFLQFLHQMRTTSKAIKGKPTLLTVIDHIARESEYFIGVLQVLKQ, via the coding sequence ATGCTTTTTGCCTATGGACCATACCAAGATTTACGCACATTGGATGAGATGCGCTTTTGGAAGCAACAGGAAGAAGAACATATCGATGTGATTAAGGAATTAGTCAAGGACTTGGAGCCACAGTTTGTGGAAGCATTGGATGCTTGGAAGGAAAGCTTTACATTGGTTCTGAATCGGATCACACGCGACATAGAAACATACATTAGGATGAACGGAAAATCGACACCAGCCATGCATCAGCATGTGATGGAAATGGCCCGCTTTTCCTTGGAGCAAAGTGAACGCTTTTTACAGTTTTTACATCAAATGAGAACGACCAGTAAAGCGATTAAAGGAAAGCCGACGCTGCTCACCGTAATCGATCATATCGCCCGTGAATCGGAATACTTTATCGGTGTACTGCAAGTGTTGAAACAGTAA
- a CDS encoding FAD-dependent oxidoreductase, giving the protein MEVIVYSSTGCPKCLEVKEQLEQWGISYEERNVSENAAYFKELQERRIFGTPATFIDGRPVLGFQPKRLQDRLGLSDDQIEAAKKSDPQQQQESSSESSSTADSLFETIDSDLLGKEYDFVIIGAGPAGSTAALYASRARLNTLLIDRSPQTGTLAITHKIANYPGVLGELTGLELVERMQKQAKSFGTTLVQSQVLSVNFTDEQKEIKLPEGVVKAKAVFIAVGARAAGRKLPGEEEYTGRGVSYCSTCDAAFYEGREVVVIGDDEEAVQEAGALAKFSKQVHLLVPSGKLRGGASLEEVEQLSNIKVYPRYRIKEIIGDDHVSGVKVTTAERTEEKWDVDGVFLYLSGMKPGTDFLGEQVKRDTEGYVSVNETLETSVPGVYAGGDARKTQVKQAVLAAADGCVAALEAEKFIHGRKTVRPQYS; this is encoded by the coding sequence ATGGAAGTTATCGTTTACTCGAGCACGGGTTGCCCCAAATGTTTAGAAGTAAAGGAACAGCTGGAACAGTGGGGTATTTCCTACGAAGAACGCAACGTATCAGAGAATGCGGCTTATTTCAAAGAGTTGCAAGAGCGACGCATTTTTGGGACGCCTGCGACATTCATCGACGGCAGACCGGTGCTCGGGTTTCAGCCGAAACGATTACAAGATCGCCTTGGACTTAGCGATGATCAAATTGAGGCGGCGAAAAAAAGCGATCCACAGCAACAACAAGAAAGTTCGTCTGAATCGTCGTCAACCGCCGACTCATTGTTTGAGACGATTGATTCGGATCTGTTAGGCAAAGAATATGATTTTGTGATTATTGGGGCGGGACCCGCGGGTTCAACAGCCGCTCTGTACGCCTCACGGGCGAGATTAAACACGCTTCTCATTGATCGCTCCCCTCAAACAGGCACACTTGCGATTACGCATAAAATCGCGAACTATCCGGGAGTGTTAGGCGAACTGACCGGGTTAGAGCTTGTGGAGCGAATGCAAAAGCAAGCCAAGTCGTTTGGAACAACGCTCGTTCAGAGTCAGGTGTTATCGGTGAACTTTACCGATGAGCAAAAGGAAATTAAGCTTCCTGAAGGTGTGGTTAAAGCAAAAGCGGTCTTCATTGCAGTTGGCGCTCGGGCCGCTGGGAGAAAGTTGCCTGGCGAAGAAGAGTATACAGGTCGGGGCGTTAGTTATTGCTCTACCTGTGATGCCGCTTTTTATGAGGGACGGGAAGTCGTGGTAATCGGCGATGATGAAGAGGCTGTCCAAGAAGCAGGCGCGTTGGCTAAATTCTCCAAACAGGTGCATTTGTTAGTGCCTAGCGGAAAATTAAGAGGCGGCGCATCGTTGGAAGAAGTAGAACAGCTGTCAAACATCAAAGTCTACCCTCGATATCGCATTAAAGAAATCATTGGGGATGACCATGTTAGCGGAGTCAAAGTTACGACCGCCGAACGAACGGAAGAAAAGTGGGATGTAGACGGTGTGTTCCTATACTTAAGCGGGATGAAACCAGGCACCGACTTTTTAGGGGAACAGGTCAAGCGAGATACAGAAGGATACGTATCTGTTAACGAAACGTTGGAAACGAGTGTGCCTGGTGTTTACGCAGGCGGCGACGCCCGTAAAACACAAGTCAAACAAGCCGTGCTTGCAGCGGCTGATGGCTGTGTCGCTGCTTTAGAAGCGGAGAAGTTTATCCATGGACGGAAAACGGTTCGCCCGCAATATAGTTAA
- a CDS encoding YdjY domain-containing protein translates to MKKVLGVVLVGLLTIGLTACGGGQQSSSDGQELSVKGAQTLPEEGVEVSKDHPLVIDKEARTVKVYATVNGKYTVEPTRHGLNFHEGKYGDEALFTSFANQTNFHDALVEIEAEPGNNLAGKSKDEFIEGDDLVVSVSWDGAEKDYDISEVVNVSTGNPINYKFGGNRDNANSYFTGCLACFDSCSVGVTSNSSEPVNAFDSKQADFVGNKDVLPEDGTPVIVTFALK, encoded by the coding sequence ATGAAAAAAGTATTAGGAGTTGTCCTTGTTGGACTGTTGACCATCGGCTTAACGGCCTGTGGAGGAGGTCAGCAATCATCGAGCGATGGGCAAGAGCTGTCTGTGAAAGGCGCGCAAACATTGCCTGAAGAAGGAGTGGAAGTATCGAAAGATCATCCGTTGGTGATCGACAAGGAAGCGAGGACGGTAAAAGTTTACGCGACGGTGAACGGGAAATATACAGTAGAACCGACTCGCCATGGGCTAAACTTCCATGAAGGGAAGTATGGAGACGAGGCCTTGTTCACGTCTTTTGCTAATCAGACCAACTTCCATGACGCTTTAGTTGAAATCGAAGCGGAACCTGGCAACAATCTAGCTGGAAAGTCAAAAGATGAATTCATCGAAGGAGACGATTTAGTTGTATCGGTTTCTTGGGATGGCGCGGAAAAAGATTACGATATCTCCGAGGTTGTCAATGTTTCTACAGGGAATCCGATTAATTACAAATTTGGCGGAAACCGCGATAACGCAAATAGTTATTTTACAGGTTGTTTAGCTTGCTTTGACAGTTGTTCGGTTGGAGTGACAAGTAATAGTTCAGAGCCTGTTAACGCTTTTGACAGTAAACAAGCTGATTTCGTTGGGAACAAGGATGTATTACCAGAAGACGGAACACCAGTGATTGTAACGTTTGCGTTGAAATAG
- the cspD gene encoding cold-shock protein CspD — protein sequence MQGKVKWFNAEKGFGFIEREDGDDVFVHFSAIQGDGFKSLEEGQSVEFDIVEGARGPQAANVVKL from the coding sequence ATGCAAGGTAAAGTTAAATGGTTTAACGCGGAAAAAGGTTTTGGTTTCATCGAGAGAGAAGACGGAGACGACGTATTCGTTCATTTCTCCGCAATTCAAGGGGATGGATTCAAATCTCTTGAAGAGGGACAATCTGTTGAGTTCGATATCGTTGAAGGCGCTCGTGGACCACAAGCTGCTAACGTGGTTAAACTATAA
- the secA2 gene encoding accessory Sec system translocase SecA2: protein MIGLVKKIFGTSDEREIKRLTRRVDEINGLEPEIQKLSDEQLQAKTAEFKSRVEQGETLDQLLPEAFAVVREASKRVMNMRHYDVQLIGGMVLHEGKIAEMKTGEGKTLVSTLPTYLNALEGKGVHVVTVNEYLAARDAEEMGQLHNFLGLTVGLNQSGMNPEQKREAYACDITYGTNNEFGFDYLRDNMVLYKENKVQRPLYFAVVDEVDSNLIDEARTPLIISGQAQRSTDLYFVAARFVKMLKEEEHFLVDEKVKGITLTDEGASRIEKAFKIDNLYDAEHIILNHHLQNALRAEYIMKRDVDYVVSEGEIIIVDEFTGRMMQGRRYSDGLHQAIEAKEGLKVQNESMTLATITLQNYFRMYEKLSGMTGTAKTEEEEFKRIYGMEVVVIPTNRPIAREDLPDMIYKTEAAKYRAAVDEIVERHKTGQPILVGTTSIEKSEMISELLRRKGVRHTVLNAKQHEREADIVLNAGQKGAVTIATNMAGRGTDIKLGEGVHEIGGLHILGTERHESRRIDNQLRGRAGRQGDPGSSQFFLSLQDELMRRFGSDNISSMMDRLGMEEDTPIESRMVSRAIESAQKRVEGNNFDVRRVVLQYDDVMNQQRSVIYKQRNEVLESEDLHEIVVNMILSHVDRVLESFCPESQVPEEWDLEGLVEHAQSTFLVEGALAVDDIRGLEEVAEIRAKFETAIEQLYEEREELMGPESMREFEKVILLRAVDSKWLDHIDAMDHLRQGIHLRAYAQTDPLREYQFEGFEMFNEMIAQIEEEVATLMLKTEVRPEVTLQRQVIAEGKAVNTDEEESKTVRRDGEKVGRNEPCPCGSGKKFKNCHGE from the coding sequence ATGATAGGACTCGTGAAGAAGATCTTCGGGACTTCTGATGAAAGAGAAATCAAAAGATTGACAAGACGTGTTGATGAAATCAATGGTTTAGAACCTGAAATACAAAAGTTAAGCGATGAACAACTGCAAGCGAAAACTGCTGAATTCAAGTCTCGTGTTGAGCAAGGGGAAACGTTAGATCAACTGTTGCCAGAGGCGTTTGCTGTTGTTCGTGAGGCTTCAAAGCGTGTCATGAATATGCGTCACTATGATGTGCAGCTAATCGGTGGAATGGTATTGCACGAAGGTAAAATTGCCGAGATGAAAACGGGGGAAGGAAAAACGCTCGTCTCTACGTTGCCGACCTATTTGAACGCGCTTGAAGGAAAAGGTGTTCATGTCGTTACCGTCAACGAATATTTAGCGGCTCGTGATGCTGAAGAAATGGGTCAATTACACAACTTTCTCGGTTTGACAGTTGGGTTGAATCAAAGTGGGATGAATCCCGAACAAAAACGGGAAGCGTACGCTTGCGATATCACATATGGAACAAACAACGAATTCGGTTTTGATTACTTACGCGACAATATGGTCCTTTATAAGGAAAATAAGGTGCAACGTCCGCTCTATTTTGCGGTAGTTGATGAGGTCGACTCCAACTTGATTGACGAAGCCCGAACGCCGTTGATCATTTCTGGACAAGCTCAGCGCTCAACAGATCTGTACTTTGTCGCGGCTCGTTTTGTAAAAATGCTTAAGGAAGAAGAACACTTTTTGGTTGACGAAAAAGTAAAAGGGATCACGCTGACCGACGAAGGGGCGTCCCGAATTGAAAAAGCGTTCAAAATAGACAACTTGTACGACGCGGAACATATTATTTTAAATCACCACCTGCAAAATGCATTGCGCGCTGAATATATTATGAAACGCGATGTGGACTATGTCGTCTCCGAGGGCGAAATTATTATCGTCGATGAGTTTACGGGACGGATGATGCAAGGGCGTCGTTACAGTGATGGGCTGCATCAAGCAATCGAAGCTAAAGAAGGGCTCAAAGTGCAAAACGAGAGCATGACGCTGGCGACGATTACATTGCAAAACTACTTCCGTATGTATGAAAAGTTGTCTGGGATGACAGGGACAGCGAAGACAGAGGAAGAAGAATTCAAGCGGATCTATGGGATGGAAGTCGTTGTGATTCCGACGAATAGACCAATCGCTCGCGAAGATTTGCCTGATATGATTTATAAAACAGAAGCCGCAAAATACCGCGCGGCTGTTGATGAGATTGTTGAGCGCCATAAGACGGGCCAACCGATTTTGGTTGGAACGACATCGATTGAAAAGTCGGAAATGATCTCTGAGCTACTGCGCCGTAAAGGGGTTCGTCACACGGTGTTGAACGCGAAGCAACACGAACGGGAAGCGGATATTGTGTTGAACGCCGGTCAAAAAGGAGCCGTCACGATCGCTACGAATATGGCTGGACGCGGAACAGACATTAAACTTGGCGAAGGCGTTCATGAAATTGGCGGGTTGCATATATTAGGTACAGAACGCCATGAGAGTCGCCGAATCGATAACCAGTTGCGCGGACGCGCCGGACGACAAGGGGATCCAGGTTCTTCGCAATTTTTCCTATCGTTGCAAGATGAATTAATGCGACGTTTCGGTTCCGATAACATCTCCAGTATGATGGATCGTTTGGGGATGGAGGAAGACACGCCAATTGAGAGTCGGATGGTTTCTCGGGCCATCGAATCTGCTCAAAAACGAGTCGAAGGAAATAACTTTGATGTGCGTCGCGTCGTTTTACAGTATGACGACGTGATGAACCAGCAGCGAAGCGTGATTTATAAACAACGGAACGAAGTATTAGAGAGCGAAGATTTGCATGAGATTGTTGTCAATATGATCCTTTCCCATGTCGATCGCGTGTTGGAGTCGTTCTGTCCTGAAAGTCAAGTGCCGGAAGAGTGGGATTTGGAAGGCCTTGTTGAACACGCGCAATCTACCTTCCTCGTTGAGGGGGCCCTTGCCGTTGATGATATTCGAGGGTTGGAAGAGGTAGCTGAGATTCGCGCCAAATTTGAAACGGCGATTGAGCAGCTTTACGAGGAACGCGAAGAATTAATGGGACCTGAAAGTATGCGTGAATTTGAAAAAGTAATCTTGCTGCGGGCCGTTGATAGTAAGTGGCTCGACCACATTGATGCGATGGACCACTTGCGTCAAGGGATCCATTTACGCGCCTATGCTCAGACTGACCCGCTTCGCGAGTATCAGTTTGAAGGCTTTGAAATGTTCAATGAGATGATCGCCCAAATTGAGGAAGAAGTGGCGACGCTAATGTTGAAGACAGAGGTTCGCCCAGAAGTCACATTACAGCGTCAAGTCATCGCCGAAGGCAAAGCGGTCAACACGGATGAAGAAGAATCAAAGACGGTTCGTCGCGACGGTGAAAAAGTGGGTCGTAATGAACCGTGTCCGTGCGGCAGCGGGAAAAAGTTTAAAAATTGTCATGGAGAGTGA
- the fdhF gene encoding formate dehydrogenase subunit alpha yields MTTTNHVTLPANSEVNTICSFCGTGCGLTVQVEDGRISRVRGHKENPTSHGETCIKGAMGWGYVYSNKRIKEPLIRKNGKLTPASWDEALDLIAKQFTTIRDTHGPNALGCFSSSRSTNELNFIAGKFMRTVIGTNNIDSCNRTCHAPSVTGLVEVFGTGASTTSYDELEETDVIIAWGSNTQECHPIVFNHMRRGIRNGAKMVVVDPREIAQTRLAHKWLPIKVGYDVTLANAMGHVIIEEGLENRAFLERATLDFESYKQHTQKYTPEYAEEITGVPADDIREVARLYAQADKAIICWTLGITEHANGTENVFSLINLALLTGHIGKRGSGVNPLRGQNNVQGGGDMGALPNRSVGGWLYNDATGRQLHEEVWGAPIPEQLGLNLTEMQEAIDNEDIKALYVIGENPVQADADANHVEQLLKKLDFMVVQDILMTKTAELADVVLPAAGWAENDGTFTNSERRIQRVRPAIQPPGLAKQDHFIVQDIANRMGANWNYQSAEDIWEEIRRLAPDFAGVTYDRLDDGGLQWPCPEESHPGTPFIHGRLWKEHVEQKASFKPVDNRDPVELPDDEYPLQLTTGRRLEFYNTGVQTSDYKKVRDPEESLEIHPEDAAAYQLEDGAPVKVRSRRGEVETKVKISKRQPRGLVFMTFHFPEQTDTNRLTINATCPLAGTAEYKACAVQVERIG; encoded by the coding sequence ATGACGACAACCAATCATGTAACCCTTCCTGCCAACAGCGAAGTAAACACGATTTGTAGCTTTTGCGGCACAGGGTGCGGTTTGACAGTTCAGGTGGAAGACGGTCGAATTAGTAGAGTTAGAGGACACAAGGAAAATCCAACAAGCCATGGAGAGACTTGCATTAAAGGGGCGATGGGGTGGGGCTATGTGTATAGCAACAAACGAATTAAGGAGCCATTAATCCGTAAAAACGGAAAATTAACGCCCGCTTCTTGGGACGAAGCATTGGACTTGATCGCGAAGCAATTTACTACGATCAGAGACACCCATGGACCAAACGCGTTGGGCTGTTTTAGCTCCTCTCGTTCCACGAATGAATTAAACTTTATTGCTGGAAAGTTTATGCGTACGGTAATTGGCACGAACAACATTGATAGTTGCAATCGCACGTGTCACGCCCCGAGTGTGACAGGTTTGGTAGAAGTATTCGGCACAGGGGCTTCGACGACATCCTATGATGAATTAGAAGAAACAGATGTGATTATCGCCTGGGGAAGTAACACACAAGAATGTCATCCCATCGTGTTCAATCATATGCGCAGAGGGATTCGTAACGGGGCAAAAATGGTCGTCGTGGATCCGCGTGAAATCGCCCAAACAAGACTCGCGCATAAGTGGTTGCCTATTAAGGTCGGTTACGATGTCACGCTCGCCAATGCCATGGGACACGTAATTATAGAAGAAGGTTTAGAAAACCGAGCATTTCTCGAACGGGCCACGCTAGATTTTGAATCATACAAACAACACACGCAAAAATATACACCGGAGTACGCCGAAGAGATTACAGGTGTTCCCGCGGATGATATCCGTGAAGTCGCCCGCCTTTACGCGCAAGCGGATAAAGCGATTATTTGCTGGACTTTAGGGATTACCGAACATGCGAATGGGACGGAAAACGTATTTTCCCTGATTAACCTCGCGCTATTAACGGGTCATATCGGAAAACGGGGTTCAGGGGTCAACCCACTTCGCGGTCAGAATAACGTACAAGGCGGCGGTGATATGGGCGCGCTTCCGAACCGCTCTGTTGGAGGATGGTTATATAACGACGCGACAGGACGCCAGTTGCACGAAGAGGTATGGGGCGCTCCAATTCCTGAGCAGTTAGGCTTAAACTTGACAGAAATGCAGGAAGCAATTGACAACGAAGATATTAAAGCATTGTACGTGATCGGCGAAAACCCAGTCCAGGCAGATGCCGACGCGAACCATGTGGAACAATTGCTCAAAAAACTAGACTTTATGGTTGTCCAAGATATTTTAATGACAAAAACAGCAGAGTTAGCTGACGTAGTGCTTCCTGCTGCCGGTTGGGCAGAAAATGACGGTACCTTTACAAACTCGGAACGACGGATTCAACGAGTGCGTCCCGCGATTCAACCGCCAGGCTTAGCGAAGCAAGATCATTTTATTGTACAAGATATTGCGAACCGCATGGGCGCCAATTGGAACTACCAATCAGCCGAAGATATTTGGGAGGAAATTCGCAGATTAGCACCTGATTTCGCTGGCGTCACATATGATCGCTTGGACGATGGCGGGTTGCAGTGGCCTTGTCCAGAAGAATCGCATCCTGGCACACCGTTTATTCACGGGCGACTGTGGAAGGAACATGTCGAGCAAAAAGCGTCGTTTAAACCCGTGGACAATCGTGACCCTGTAGAATTGCCGGACGATGAGTATCCGTTGCAGTTAACAACAGGGCGTCGCCTTGAATTTTACAATACAGGTGTACAAACATCCGATTATAAAAAGGTGAGAGATCCCGAGGAATCTTTGGAAATCCACCCGGAAGACGCGGCGGCTTATCAGCTGGAGGATGGGGCTCCAGTTAAAGTTCGATCCCGTCGCGGTGAAGTGGAAACGAAAGTGAAGATCAGCAAGCGTCAACCACGCGGCCTTGTGTTCATGACCTTCCACTTCCCAGAGCAAACAGATACAAACCGATTGACGATCAACGCAACTTGTCCTTTAGCTGGCACAGCTGAATATAAAGCCTGCGCCGTTCAAGTTGAGCGGATCGGATAA
- the prfB gene encoding peptide chain release factor 2 (programmed frameshift), which translates to MEVSELRNELSTIERKLMNIRGSLDLDNKQRRIAELEEKMSDPSFWDDHDTAQGTIAEVNQLKDKVTKVQQLATTLEDSQLMLELIVEEQDLSLLPDVSETVDSLSEQIEDFELQLLLSEPHDKNNAILELHPGAGGTESQDWAQILLRMYTRWAEDRGYKVESLDYLPGDEAGVKSVTLLIKGFNAYGYLKAEKGVHRLVRISPFDSSGRRHTSFVSCSVVPELGDDVDIEIRSEDLKIDTYRSSGAGGQHVNTTDSAVRITHAPTGIIVTCQSERSQIKNREKAMKILKGRIYEKRIEEQEKALVEIRGEQKEIGWGSQIRSYVFHPYSMVKDHRTGQETGNIQAVVDGELDPFINAYLRQQLN; encoded by the exons ATGGAAGTCTCAGAATTGCGAAATGAACTTTCCACTATTGAAAGGAAATTGATGAATATCAGGGGGTCTCTT GACCTCGATAACAAGCAACGCCGCATTGCCGAACTAGAAGAAAAAATGTCCGATCCATCCTTTTGGGATGATCATGATACCGCCCAAGGGACGATTGCGGAGGTTAACCAACTGAAGGACAAAGTCACAAAGGTCCAACAATTGGCGACTACGCTTGAAGACAGTCAACTGATGCTCGAACTGATTGTCGAAGAGCAGGATTTGTCGTTGCTTCCTGATGTGTCGGAAACGGTGGACAGTCTAAGTGAGCAAATTGAGGACTTTGAGTTGCAGCTGCTACTCAGCGAGCCGCACGATAAAAACAATGCCATTTTGGAGCTGCATCCCGGGGCTGGCGGCACAGAGTCTCAGGATTGGGCCCAAATTTTACTGCGAATGTATACGCGTTGGGCCGAGGATCGCGGTTACAAGGTGGAGTCGCTGGACTATTTGCCAGGCGATGAGGCAGGAGTAAAAAGTGTTACTTTGCTGATCAAAGGTTTTAACGCCTATGGTTATTTAAAAGCGGAAAAAGGGGTTCATCGCCTCGTTCGAATCTCTCCGTTTGATTCATCTGGGCGACGGCATACATCGTTTGTGTCTTGTTCGGTCGTGCCTGAGCTGGGTGATGATGTCGATATTGAGATTCGCTCGGAGGACTTAAAAATCGATACGTATCGTTCCAGCGGGGCCGGCGGACAGCACGTGAATACGACGGACTCTGCTGTGCGGATTACACACGCGCCGACAGGCATTATTGTGACGTGTCAATCCGAACGATCGCAGATTAAAAACCGTGAAAAAGCGATGAAAATATTGAAAGGCCGCATCTACGAAAAGAGAATCGAAGAGCAAGAAAAAGCGCTCGTCGAAATCCGCGGCGAACAAAAAGAAATCGGCTGGGGCAGCCAAATTCGCTCCTACGTTTTCCATCCCTACAGTATGGTCAAAGACCACCGCACTGGCCAAGAAACAGGCAACATCCAAGCCGTCGTTGACGGTGAACTGGACCCGTTCATCAACGCCTATTTACGCCAACAATTGAACTAG
- a CDS encoding peroxiredoxin has protein sequence MKMSLVGRQAPHFEMETALGNGEDFGQASLSDYKGKYLIFFFYPLDFTFVCPTEIKALSDAVEEFKDLDTEILGVSTDSKFSHRAWIATSEEDKGLGGLNFPLAADYKKEVAEAYGVLNDEGIAQRGLFIIDPEGIIQYQVITPDSVGRSVDETLRVLQAIQAGGLCPANWRPGEEML, from the coding sequence ATAAAAATGAGTTTAGTAGGAAGACAAGCTCCACATTTTGAGATGGAAACAGCGTTAGGGAACGGGGAAGATTTTGGACAAGCTTCCTTATCCGACTATAAAGGTAAATATTTGATTTTCTTCTTTTATCCACTTGATTTCACGTTTGTATGCCCGACAGAAATTAAAGCGTTAAGTGACGCTGTTGAAGAATTTAAAGATTTGGATACGGAGATTTTGGGTGTATCGACCGACTCCAAATTCTCGCACCGCGCTTGGATCGCCACATCTGAAGAGGACAAAGGATTGGGTGGACTCAATTTCCCGTTGGCTGCGGATTACAAAAAGGAAGTGGCTGAGGCTTATGGTGTGTTGAACGACGAAGGGATTGCGCAACGCGGTCTGTTCATCATCGACCCAGAAGGGATCATTCAATACCAAGTGATCACGCCAGATAGCGTAGGTCGCAGTGTGGACGAAACGCTACGCGTTTTGCAAGCCATTCAAGCGGGTGGATTATGCCCTGCCAATTGGAGACCTGGCGAAGAGATGCTATAA
- the tpx gene encoding thiol peroxidase, whose protein sequence is MANVTFGGREVTLVGNEVKVGDKAPDFTVRQNNLRRLTLEDSKGTVRLISVVPSIDTEVCDQQTRRFNEEAAKLEGVTVLTVSVDLPFAQQRWCGAAGIENLQTVSDYRDRNFGEAYGVLIQDFQLLTRAIFVIDKNDTVTYVEYVPEATDHPNYEAAIEAAKKALA, encoded by the coding sequence ATGGCAAATGTTACATTTGGTGGAAGAGAAGTTACGCTTGTAGGCAATGAGGTCAAAGTAGGCGACAAAGCGCCTGATTTTACAGTAAGACAAAATAACTTGCGCCGATTGACGCTTGAAGACTCAAAAGGAACGGTTCGATTAATCAGTGTGGTTCCATCGATCGACACAGAGGTATGCGATCAACAAACACGTCGATTCAATGAAGAGGCAGCGAAATTAGAAGGCGTGACTGTTCTAACTGTTAGCGTCGACTTGCCGTTTGCTCAACAACGTTGGTGCGGAGCTGCAGGCATTGAAAACCTGCAAACGGTTTCTGACTACCGCGACCGAAATTTTGGCGAAGCATATGGCGTGCTTATCCAAGACTTCCAACTTTTGACGCGCGCGATTTTTGTAATTGACAAAAACGATACAGTTACATATGTCGAGTATGTTCCAGAAGCAACGGATCACCCGAACTATGAAGCGGCGATCGAAGCAGCAAAAAAAGCATTAGCATAA